Proteins found in one Equus przewalskii isolate Varuska chromosome 20, EquPr2, whole genome shotgun sequence genomic segment:
- the IRX2 gene encoding iroquois-class homeodomain protein IRX-2 isoform X1 — translation MSYPQGYLYQAPGSLALYSCPAYGASALAAPRSEELARSASGSAFSPYPGSAAFTAQAATGFGSPLQYSADAAAAAAGFPSYMGAPYDAHTTGMTGAISYHPYGSAAYPYQLNDPAYRKNATRDATATLKAWLNEHRKNPYPTKGEKIMLAIITKMTLTQVSTWFANARRRLKKENKMTWAPRNKSEDEDEDEGDAARGKEESPDKAQEGTETSAEDEGISLHVDSLTDHSCSAESDAERLPCRAGDPLCESGSECKDKYDDLEDDEGDEEEGERDLAPPKPVTSSPLTGVEAPLLSPPPEAAPRGGGGGKTPLGSRTSPGAPQPASKPKLWSLAEIATSDLKQPSLGPGCAPPGLPAAAAPASSGAPPGGSPYSASPLLGRHLYYTSPFYGNYTNYGNLNAALQGQGLLRYNSAAAAPGDALHGAPKAASDAGKAGAHPLEPHYRPPGGGYEPKKDASEGCTVVGGGVQPYL, via the exons ATGTCCTACCCGCAGGGCTACCTGTACCAGGCGCCCGGCTCGCTGGCGCTCTACTCGTGCCCGGCGTACGGCGCGTCGGCACTGGCGGCGCCGCGCAGCGAGGAGCTGGCGCGCTCGGCGTCGGGCTCGGCGTTCAGCCCTTACCCGGGCTCGGCGGCCTTCACGGCGCAGGCGGCCACCGGCTTCGGCAGCCCGCTGCAATACTCGGCGgacgcggccgccgccgccgccggcttCCCGTCCTACATG GGCGCGCCCTACGACGCGCACACGACCGGGATGACGGGCGCCATCAGCTACCACCCTTACGGCAGCGCGGCCTACCCGTACCAGCTCAACGACCCGGCGTACCGCAAGAATGCCACGCGGGACGCCACGGCCACGCTCAAGGCCTGGCTCAACGAGCACCGCAAGAACCCCTACCCCACCAAGGGCGAGAAGATCATGCTGGCCATCATCACCAAGATGACCCTCACGCAGGTCTCCACCTGGTTCGCCAACGCGCGCCGGCGCCTCAAGAAGGAGAACAAGATGACGTGGGCCCCGAGAAACAAAAGCGAAGACGAGGACGAGGATGAGGGCGACGCGGCAAGGGGCAAGGAAGAGAGTCCGGACAAGGCGCAGGAGGGCACCGAGACGTCGGCAGAGGACGAAG GGATCAGCCTGCACGTGGACTCGCTCACGGATCACTCGTGCTCAGCCGAGTCGGATGCGGAGAGGCTGCCGTGCCGTGCTGGGGACCCCCTGTGCGAATCGGGGTCGGAGTGCAAGGATAAGTACGATGATCTGGAGGACGACGAGGGCGATGAGGAGGAGGGCGAGCGGGACCTGGCGCCGCCGAAACCCGTGACCTCGTCGCCGCTCACCGGCGTGGAGGCGCCGCTGCTGAGCCCCCCGCCCGAGGCCGCGCCCCGCGGTGGTGGCGGCGGCAAGACGCCCCTGGGCAGCCGGACGTCGCCGGGCGCGCCGCAGCCCGCCAGCAAGCCCAAGCTATGGTCTCTGGCCGAGATCGCCACGTCGGACCTCAAGCAGCCGAGCCTGGGCCCGGGCTGCGCGCCGCCGGGCCTTCCCGCGGCCGCCGCGCCCGCCTCGTCCGGGGCGCCGCCGGGCGGCTCGCCCTACTCGGCGTCACCGCTGCTCGGCCGCCATCTCTACTACACGTCGCCCTTCTACGGCAACTACACAAACTACGGGAACTTGAACGCCGCGCTGCAGGGCCAGGGCCTCCTGCGGTACAACTCGGCGGCCGCGGCCCCCGGAGACGCGCTGCACGGGGCGCCCAAGGCGGCCAGCGACGCGGGCAAGGCGGGTGCGCACCCCTTGGAGCCCCACTACCGACCCCCGGGCGGCGGCTACGAGCCCAAGAAAG ATGCCAGTGAGGGCTGCACCGTGGTTGGTGGGGGCGTCCAGCCCTACCTATAG
- the IRX2 gene encoding iroquois-class homeodomain protein IRX-2 isoform X2 has protein sequence MTGAISYHPYGSAAYPYQLNDPAYRKNATRDATATLKAWLNEHRKNPYPTKGEKIMLAIITKMTLTQVSTWFANARRRLKKENKMTWAPRNKSEDEDEDEGDAARGKEESPDKAQEGTETSAEDEGISLHVDSLTDHSCSAESDAERLPCRAGDPLCESGSECKDKYDDLEDDEGDEEEGERDLAPPKPVTSSPLTGVEAPLLSPPPEAAPRGGGGGKTPLGSRTSPGAPQPASKPKLWSLAEIATSDLKQPSLGPGCAPPGLPAAAAPASSGAPPGGSPYSASPLLGRHLYYTSPFYGNYTNYGNLNAALQGQGLLRYNSAAAAPGDALHGAPKAASDAGKAGAHPLEPHYRPPGGGYEPKKDASEGCTVVGGGVQPYL, from the exons ATGACGGGCGCCATCAGCTACCACCCTTACGGCAGCGCGGCCTACCCGTACCAGCTCAACGACCCGGCGTACCGCAAGAATGCCACGCGGGACGCCACGGCCACGCTCAAGGCCTGGCTCAACGAGCACCGCAAGAACCCCTACCCCACCAAGGGCGAGAAGATCATGCTGGCCATCATCACCAAGATGACCCTCACGCAGGTCTCCACCTGGTTCGCCAACGCGCGCCGGCGCCTCAAGAAGGAGAACAAGATGACGTGGGCCCCGAGAAACAAAAGCGAAGACGAGGACGAGGATGAGGGCGACGCGGCAAGGGGCAAGGAAGAGAGTCCGGACAAGGCGCAGGAGGGCACCGAGACGTCGGCAGAGGACGAAG GGATCAGCCTGCACGTGGACTCGCTCACGGATCACTCGTGCTCAGCCGAGTCGGATGCGGAGAGGCTGCCGTGCCGTGCTGGGGACCCCCTGTGCGAATCGGGGTCGGAGTGCAAGGATAAGTACGATGATCTGGAGGACGACGAGGGCGATGAGGAGGAGGGCGAGCGGGACCTGGCGCCGCCGAAACCCGTGACCTCGTCGCCGCTCACCGGCGTGGAGGCGCCGCTGCTGAGCCCCCCGCCCGAGGCCGCGCCCCGCGGTGGTGGCGGCGGCAAGACGCCCCTGGGCAGCCGGACGTCGCCGGGCGCGCCGCAGCCCGCCAGCAAGCCCAAGCTATGGTCTCTGGCCGAGATCGCCACGTCGGACCTCAAGCAGCCGAGCCTGGGCCCGGGCTGCGCGCCGCCGGGCCTTCCCGCGGCCGCCGCGCCCGCCTCGTCCGGGGCGCCGCCGGGCGGCTCGCCCTACTCGGCGTCACCGCTGCTCGGCCGCCATCTCTACTACACGTCGCCCTTCTACGGCAACTACACAAACTACGGGAACTTGAACGCCGCGCTGCAGGGCCAGGGCCTCCTGCGGTACAACTCGGCGGCCGCGGCCCCCGGAGACGCGCTGCACGGGGCGCCCAAGGCGGCCAGCGACGCGGGCAAGGCGGGTGCGCACCCCTTGGAGCCCCACTACCGACCCCCGGGCGGCGGCTACGAGCCCAAGAAAG ATGCCAGTGAGGGCTGCACCGTGGTTGGTGGGGGCGTCCAGCCCTACCTATAG